From Actinoplanes oblitus, a single genomic window includes:
- a CDS encoding PAC2 family protein: MTEFDGLPLLRSPVAIAAFEGWNDAADASTAAVEHLEQVWEAREVTSIDPEDFYDFQVSRPTITMAEGETRKIEWPTTRFTVASPPGSDRDVVLIRGIEPSMRWRTFCESVLEICHSLEVNRIVLLGALLADVPYTRPLPISGSASDRDIAEKYNVVPTRYDGPTGIVGVLQEAATRAELDALSFWVHVPHYANNPPCPKATLALLSRIEDVLDLPVPMADLAEQADEWEKRVRVAAEQDSELGDYVRELEERAGDAGIQPLTGDEIASEFEKYLRRRGGSAGPTAGSW, from the coding sequence ATGACTGAGTTCGACGGCCTTCCGCTGCTCCGCTCCCCCGTGGCCATCGCCGCCTTCGAGGGCTGGAACGATGCTGCGGACGCTTCCACCGCGGCCGTGGAACACCTCGAGCAGGTCTGGGAGGCCCGTGAGGTCACCAGCATCGATCCCGAGGACTTCTACGACTTCCAGGTGAGCCGCCCCACGATCACGATGGCCGAGGGCGAGACCCGCAAGATCGAGTGGCCGACCACCCGGTTCACCGTGGCCAGCCCGCCCGGCAGCGACCGGGACGTGGTGCTGATCCGCGGCATCGAGCCGAGCATGCGGTGGCGCACGTTCTGCGAGTCGGTCCTGGAGATCTGCCACAGCCTCGAGGTCAATCGGATCGTGCTGCTCGGTGCGCTGCTCGCCGACGTGCCCTACACCCGCCCACTGCCGATCAGCGGCAGCGCCTCGGACCGGGACATCGCCGAGAAGTACAACGTCGTCCCGACCCGCTACGACGGCCCGACCGGCATCGTCGGGGTGCTGCAGGAGGCCGCCACCCGGGCCGAGCTGGACGCGCTGTCGTTCTGGGTGCACGTCCCGCACTACGCCAACAACCCGCCCTGCCCGAAAGCGACGCTGGCCCTGCTCAGCCGGATCGAGGACGTGCTCGACCTGCCGGTGCCAATGGCCGACCTGGCGGAGCAGGCGGACGAGTGGGAAAAGCGGGTGCGGGTGGCCGCCGAGCAGGACTCCGAGCTCGGGGACTACGTGCGGGAGCTGGAGGAGCGGGCCGGGGATGCGGGGATCCAGCCGCTGACCGGGGACGAGATCGCCAGCGAGTTCGAGAAGTACCTTCGTCGGCGGGGTGGGTCGGCCGGTCCCACCGCCGGCTCCTGGTAA
- a CDS encoding ArsR/SmtB family transcription factor, whose translation MTDRLSVIFAALADPTRRAILARLAEGEATVTELAEPFEISLPAISRHLKVLENAGLISRSRSAQWRSSRLEAGPLREATAWMERYRRFWDENFARLDAHLKRLQEEKP comes from the coding sequence ATGACCGACCGGCTCAGCGTGATCTTCGCAGCCCTGGCCGATCCGACGCGCCGGGCCATCCTGGCTCGGCTCGCCGAGGGCGAGGCGACAGTGACGGAGCTGGCCGAGCCGTTCGAGATCAGCCTCCCGGCGATCTCCCGGCATCTGAAGGTGCTGGAGAACGCCGGTCTGATCTCGCGCAGCCGGTCCGCCCAGTGGCGTTCCAGTCGCCTGGAGGCCGGTCCGCTGCGCGAGGCGACCGCGTGGATGGAGCGCTACCGCCGGTTCTGGGACGAGAATTTCGCGCGCCTGGACGCCCATCTCAAGCGCCTGCAGGAGGAGAAGCCATGA
- a CDS encoding DUF6232 family protein, which produces MPVFYRGPRAVITHSVVEVPRPALRRFNVAELVDVHIVRHDPGPAEVGQRVIGVSALVAATVAVPVIGPVSMVLTAVVLSGLSLYAAVCLRGQAGRRWWQVRAGYRGEVVEIFASRNQGEFEGFCRGLVRCLEYRGQ; this is translated from the coding sequence TTGCCGGTCTTCTATCGGGGGCCGCGGGCGGTGATCACCCACAGCGTCGTCGAGGTGCCACGCCCCGCCCTGCGCCGTTTCAACGTGGCGGAACTGGTGGATGTCCACATCGTCCGGCACGACCCCGGCCCGGCCGAGGTCGGACAGCGGGTGATCGGGGTGTCCGCGCTGGTGGCGGCCACGGTCGCAGTGCCGGTGATCGGTCCGGTCTCAATGGTCCTGACTGCCGTGGTGCTCAGCGGGCTGTCGCTCTACGCGGCGGTCTGCCTGCGCGGGCAGGCTGGCAGGCGCTGGTGGCAGGTCCGCGCCGGCTACCGCGGCGAGGTAGTGGAGATCTTCGCCTCCAGAAATCAGGGTGAGTTCGAGGGCTTCTGCCGGGGCCTCGTGCGCTGCCTGGAGTACCGCGGTCAGTGA